The DNA segment GTTGAATCGGGTGGCGTGGAGGATGTGTTCAAGCGCTGCCGCCATCCGTATACCCGGGGGCTGTTGTCCTCGATGCCGCGGCTGGATCGTCCGAAGAAAAAAAAACTGGAGTCCATTCCCGGAAATCCGCCCGATCTGCTCTCTCCCCCGAGGGGATGTCCCTTTGTGGAGCGTTGCCAATATGCGATGAAAATTTGCAGCGAATGGATGCCGGATGTGACCGTGCGATCGGAAACGCACCAGCTTTCCTGTTGGCTTGAGCATCCGATGGCACCGCCGGTGAATGAAGCTGTGGGAGGAGGCATAGCAAGATGACGGAAGTTGCGGAAAAAATTCTGGAAGTGAAAAATCTGAAAAAGTATTTTCATGTCGGCCGGAATCAGGTGATCAAGGCGGTGGATGACGTCACCTTCGATGTATACAAGGGGGAGACCCTGGGGTTGGTCGGCGAATCGGGATGCGGCAAGTCGACGATCGGCCGGACGCTGATCCGCCTGTATGAGGCCACTTCGGGAAGCGTGATTTTCAAGAACAAAAACGTCCATCAGCTGAAGGGTCAGGAATTGAAGAAGTTCAACCGGGAAATGCAGATGATTTTCCAGGATCCCTACGCTTCCCTCAATCCCCGGATGACGGTGGGCGATATCGTCGCCGAGGGGCTGGATATTCACGGACTGGTCAAGAACAACAAAGAGCGCCGGGAGCGCGTCCTGGAACTGCTCAAAACCGTGGGGCTCGGTGAAGAGCACATCGATCGGTTCCCCCACGAATTCAGCGGCGGGCAGCGGCAGCGGATCGGCATCGCTCGGGCGTTGGCCGTCAATCCCGACTTCATCATCGCCGACGAGCCGA comes from the Planifilum fulgidum genome and includes:
- a CDS encoding ABC transporter ATP-binding protein, producing the protein MTEVAEKILEVKNLKKYFHVGRNQVIKAVDDVTFDVYKGETLGLVGESGCGKSTIGRTLIRLYEATSGSVIFKNKNVHQLKGQELKKFNREMQMIFQDPYASLNPRMTVGDIVAEGLDIHGLVKNNKERRERVLELLKTVGLGEEHIDRFPHEFSGGQRQRIGIARALAVNPDFIIADEPISALDVSIQAQVVNLMKRLQREKGLTYLFIAHDLSMVKYISDRVGVMYLGQLVELADSQELYEHPLHPYTEALLSAVPIPDPNKEKRRERIILKGDVPSPINPPSGCRFRTRCPKAMDICAEAVPAWQEVRPQHWVACHLYQEEAGK